A single region of the Blattabacterium cuenoti genome encodes:
- the dapA gene encoding 4-hydroxy-tetrahydrodipicolinate synthase, with translation MKKLYGTGVALVTPFKKDGKIDFNGIEKLVKYVEDNEVDYLVALGTTAETATLKKEEKQDVIQCIQSANYKKLPLILGIGGNNTKNVIKEINKIKNSSDFYAILSVSPYYNRPSQEGIYQHFVSIINYTEINIIIYNVPKRTGSNILPETVLRLANKKKIIGIKEASGNILQSYKIIEKKPKNFSVISGDDFITLPVLLGGGEGVISVIAQGFPSSISKMVSFAKNNKVEEAFSIFYKIIKMIDLIYEEGNPTGIKTFLSIIGICNSYVRLPLLIGTPALKKKMLHLLKKIRNHSIN, from the coding sequence ATGAAAAAATTATATGGAACAGGTGTAGCGTTAGTTACTCCTTTTAAAAAGGATGGAAAAATAGATTTCAATGGTATTGAAAAACTTGTAAAATACGTGGAGGACAATGAAGTAGATTATTTAGTTGCATTAGGAACAACAGCTGAAACAGCAACTTTGAAAAAAGAAGAAAAACAAGATGTTATTCAATGTATTCAAAGCGCAAATTATAAAAAACTTCCTTTAATATTAGGAATAGGAGGAAACAATACAAAAAATGTTATTAAAGAAATAAATAAAATTAAAAATTCATCCGATTTTTATGCTATTTTATCCGTTTCTCCTTATTATAATAGACCATCTCAAGAAGGTATTTATCAGCATTTTGTATCTATAATTAATTATACAGAAATAAATATTATTATTTATAATGTTCCCAAAAGAACAGGATCTAACATTCTTCCTGAAACTGTTTTGCGATTAGCTAATAAAAAAAAAATAATAGGAATAAAAGAAGCCTCTGGAAATATTTTACAATCTTATAAAATTATTGAAAAAAAACCAAAAAATTTTAGTGTTATATCAGGAGATGATTTTATAACTTTACCTGTTTTATTAGGAGGAGGAGAAGGCGTTATTTCCGTAATTGCTCAAGGGTTCCCTTCTTCTATTTCTAAAATGGTATCCTTCGCAAAAAATAATAAAGTGGAAGAAGCTTTTTCTATTTTTTATAAAATAATTAAAATGATAGATCTTATTTATGAGGAAGGAAATCCTACAGGGATAAAAACTTTTTTAAGTATAATAGGAATATGTAATAGCTATGTTAGATTACCTTTATTAATAGGAACACCTGCTTTAAAAAAGAAAATGCTACATTTATTGAAAAAAATAAGAAATCATAGCATAAATTGA
- a CDS encoding RNA recognition motif domain-containing protein encodes MDNTKLYVGNLSYDMTEQELKKYFESIGEVTHVKIIFDESTSNKRSKGFGFIEMSNEENAKQAIEKLNGTEFMGRNIIVSAARPRTKRY; translated from the coding sequence ATGGACAATACGAAATTATACGTAGGTAATTTATCTTATGATATGACAGAACAAGAATTAAAGAAATATTTTGAATCTATAGGCGAAGTAACTCATGTTAAAATAATTTTTGATGAGTCTACCTCAAATAAAAGAAGTAAAGGTTTCGGTTTTATAGAAATGTCTAATGAAGAAAATGCTAAACAAGCTATAGAAAAATTAAATGGAACGGAATTTATGGGAAGAAATATTATTGTTTCTGCAGCTAGGCCAAGAACAAAAAGATATTGA